Sequence from the Piscinibacter sp. HJYY11 genome:
ACACCACGCTCGGCCCTTACGACTACTGGGCGATCGAATACGCCTACAAGCCGATCGCGCCGGCGGACGAAGCGGCGGAGCTTGCGCGCATCGCCTCGCGCAGCACCGACCCGCTGCTGGCCTATGCCGACGATGCCGATGCCGGCGGCATCCCCGGCAACGACGGCATCGACCCGCTGGTGAACCGCTTCGACCTCGGCGACGACCCGCTCGCCTACTACGTGCGCCGCCTGCAGCTCTCGCGCGAGCTGTGGCAGCGCGTGCAGGAGCGTGGTGCGCAGCCGGGCGACGAGGCCGTGCGCCAGCGCCGGGTGCTGCTGAGCGGCTTCCGCCAGTTGGGCCGGGCGAGCGAACTCGTCGGCAAGTACGTGGGCGGCATGCACACGGTGCGCGACCTGCCGGGCACCACGCAGCGTGCGGCCTACCGGCCGGTCGAGCCGGCCAAGCAGCGCGAGGCGCTCAAGTTCCTGGCCGATGGGGTGTTCAACGCCGACAGCTTCCGCTTCAAGCCGCAGTTCATCGCGAGCCTCTCGCCCGACTACAACGAGTGGGACCGTGGCGGCCCGGTGAACATCCCGGCGGCCGTGCTGTCGGTGCAGACGGTGGCGATGGACAGGCTATTGAGCCCCGGCACGGCGTCGCGTCTGCTGGACCTCCCGTCCTACGTGCCCGATGCGAACAAGCGCAACATCATCTCGCTCGCCGAGGTGTACGACACGCTGCAGGGCGCGGTGTGGAGCGAGCTCAAGAGCGGCCGTGAGATCGACCGCCTGCGACGCAACCTGCAGCGCGAGCACCTGAAGCGTGTGCAGAATCTGCTGGTGCGCGGCTCGGCCGCGTTGCCGCCGGATGCACTGAGCCTGATGCGCATGCAGGCGGTGGAGCTGCAGACGCAGCTCAAGCGGGCCTCCACCAACGGCAAGCTGTCAGTTGAGAGCCGCGCTCACCTGCAGGACAGCCTGTCTCAACTCACCGAAGCGCTGCGCGCCTCGATGATCAGGAGCTGAGGGCCGTCAGCAGCTTGGTGTGGATGCCGCCGAAGCCGCCGTTGCTCATGCAGAGCACATGGTCCCCCGGCTTCGCGGCACGGCGCACGGCGGCGACGAGGGCCTCGATGGTGTCGGCCACGATGGCCTTGTCGCCCATCGGGGCGAGCGCCTCGCGCGCATCCCAGCCCAGGTTCGCCTGGTGGCAGAACGACAGGTCGGCTTCTTCCAGCGCCCACGGCAGCTGGGCTTTCATGGCGCCCAGCTTCATCGTGTTGGAGCGCGGCTCGAAGACCGCGAGGATGCGGTCCATGCCCACCTTGCGGCGCAGGCCGTTGATGGTGGTGCGGATCGCGGTCGGGTGGTGCGCGAAGTCGTCGTAGACCTTGACCTGGCCGGCCTCACCGCGCAGCTCGAGCCGGCGGCGCACGTTCTCGAACGAGCCGAGCGCCTGGCCTGCGACTTCGGGTGACACGCCGATGTGCTCGGCGGCGGCGATCGCGGCCAGCGCGTTGAGCTGGTTGTGTTCCCCGAGCAGCTGCCAGTCGACACGTGCGATCTTCAGGCTGCCGCGCAGCACGTCGAAGGCATGTGGCTCGCCACGCGCGCGCAGCGCGCCTGGCGTTTCCTTGCGTGTGCCGAAGCGCACGACCTCGCTCCAGCAGCCGCGCTCCAGCACGTGCTGCAGCGTCTCCTCGCGTGCGTTGACCACGAGCCGGCCCGACGGCGGCACCGTGCGCACGAGGTGGTGGAACTGGGTCTCGATCGCGGCGACGTCGGGAAAGATGTCGGCGTGGTCGTATTCGAGGTTGTTGAGGATCGCGGTGCGCGGCCGGTAATGCACGAACTTGCTGCGCTTGTCGAAGAAGGCGGTGTCGTACTCGTCGGCTTCGATGACGAAGGCCTTGCCCTTGCCGAGGCGCGCGGAGACGCCGAAGTTCTGCGGCACGCCGCCGACCAGAAAGCCGGGTTCGAGCCCTGCCTTTTCGAGCATCCACGCGAGCATCGAGGTGGTGGTCGTCTTGCCGTGCGTGCCGGCGACCGCCAGCACGTGGCGGCCTTGCAGCACGTTCTCGGCCAGCCACAGCGGGCCACTGGTGTAGGGCGCGCCGGCATCGAGGACGGCTTCGACCAGCGGGTTGCCGCGCGAGACCACGTTGCCGATGACGTAGAGGTCGGGATTGAGCTTGAGCTGGTCGGCGCCGTAGCCTTCGATGAGCTCGATGCCGAGGGCGCGCAGCTGGTCGCTCATCGGCGGGTAGACGCCGGCGTCGCAGCCGGTGACGGTGTGGCCGGCTTCGCGTGCAAGGGCCGCAAGACCGCCCATGAAGGTGCCGCAGATGCCGAGGATGTGAATGTGCATGGGCGCGATTCTAGGAGTCGATGTCATGTCGACGACCTCACAATCCCTCTGCATGAACTGGATCGCCACCCACCCCTGGGCCTACCCGGCGCTGGAGACGCTGCACCTCGTCGGCGTGGCGCTGCTGGTGGGCAACCTCGTGCTGTTCGAGATGCGGGTGTGGGGCGCTCAGACGAGCCTGCCGGTGCGGCCGCTCGCGAAGCTGGCGTTGGGCATCGCGCTCGCCGGGTTTGGGCTGGCGGCGGTGAGCGGTGCCGTGATGCTCGCCAGCCAGTGGATCGAGCTGCAGGCCAACCGGGCGCTGTGGCTGAAAGCGGTGCTGGTCATCGCGGCGGGTGCGAACGCCGCGGCCTTTCACCTGCGGGGTGGGCTCGACAAGCTCGACCGCGTGGCCCGCCGGCAGACCGCGCTGTCGATGGGGCTTTGGCTGCTTGTCGTAGCCTGCGGCCGTTTCATCGCCTATGTGTGACAACACGCTGGAGACCTCCATGCAACGACGTCTGATCCTGGTGGCTGGTGCGGGTGTCTGGACCTTGCCGACGTGGGCCCATCACGGCTGGAGCAACTTCGATGCCGACCGGCCGATCTACCTGGAAGGGAAGGCCGCCAAGGTGGCCTGGCGCAACCCGCACGCCGAGGTGGAGCTCGAGCTCGCCTCCCCGTTGAAACTGCCGGGGGACTTGGCTAAACGGGCCGTGCCGCCCCAGTCTGCCGCGGTGGATGCGCCGAGCATCCTGGCCAAGACGGTCCTGCCCACACGGACCGACAAGCGCTGGGAGCTGGAGCTCGCCCCCTTGTCACGCATGCAGGCCTGGCAGGTGGCTGAGATCAAGCCCGGCACGCCACTTTCGGTGGTCGCCTACACCTTCCCGGGTGAGAAAGGCGAGGCGATCGCGCGGGTGGAATATCTCTTCGTCGACGGCAAGGCGTACGCCTTGCGGTCCTCGCCGGCCTAGGCTTTCAGCGCCTCGCGCGCGGCGTTGACGGTGGCCGCGATGTCCGCGGCGCTGTGCGCCGAGCTGACGAAGCCGGCTTCGTACAAGGCCGGCGCTAGGTACACGCCGCGGTCGAGCATGGCGTGGAAGAAGCGGTTGAAGCGCTCCTTGTCGGTCGCCATCACGGCCGGGTAGTTCTGCGGCAGTGAGGCGCCAAAGAAGAAGCCGAACATGCCGCCCTCGCAGTCGCTCGCGAAGGGCACGCCGGCCGATTGGGCGGCGGCGTCCAGGCCCTGAACCAGCGTACGCGTGCGCTCAGCCAGCGCGTCGAAGAAGCCGGGTTTCTGGATCTGCTTGAGCGTGGCCAGGCCGCAGGCCGTGGCCACTGGGTTGCCCGACAGCGTGCCGGCCTGGTAGACCGGGCCGAGCGGGGCCAGCTTTTCCATCACCGCACGCTTGCCGCCGAAGGCCGCCAGCGGCATGCCGCCCCCGATTACCTTGCCGAAGACGCTCATGTCGGGTGCGAAGCCGGCGATGGCCTTGGCGTACAGGCTCTGCGCGCCGCCGAGCGCCACGCGGAAGCCGGTCATCACCTCGTCGAACACCAGCAGCGCGCCGTGCTGCGTGCACAGCTCGCGCAGGCGTGTCATGAACGGGATGCTCGCGCGCACGAAATTCATGTTGCCGGCGATCGGCTCGATCATCACGCAGGCAAGGTCGGCGCCGTGCAGCTTGAAGGCTTCTTCGAGCTCGGCGACGTTGTTGTATTCGAGCACCAGCGTGTGCTGCACCACCTCGGGCGGCACGCCGGCGCTGGTCGGGTTGCCGAAGGTGGCGAGGCCCGAGCCGGCCTTCACCAGCAGGGCATCGGCATGGCCGTGGTAGCAGCCTTCGAACTTGATGATCTTGTGGCGGCCGGTGGCCCCTCGGGCGAGGCGAATGGCGCTCATCGCCGCTTCGGTGCCGGAGCTCACGAGCCGCACCTGCTCCAGGCTCGGCACGAGCTTCAGGATCTCTTCCGCCAGCTCGACTTCACGCTCGGTCGGGGCGCCGAAGGAGAAGCCTTCGAGGGCGGCCTTCTGCACCGCCTCGAGCACCTCGGGGTGGCCGTGGCCGAGGATCATCGGCCCCCAGGAGCCGATGTAGTCGATGTAGCGCTTGCCCTCGGCATCGAAGATGTAGGGGCCCAGCGCACGGCTGATGAAACGCGGCGTGCCGCCGACCGCGCGGAAGGCGCGCACCGGCGAGTTGACGCCGCCGGGAATGACGCGCTGGGCGCGTTCGAACAGCTGGGCGTTAGTGGACATGGCGGGGATCCTTCGGGCTTTGGTCGCCCTCGTCGGCCTCGGGGCCGCCTTCCGCGCCTTCTTCGGCGGGCGGCAGCGCCCAGAAGAAGCGGTCGGGGATCACGTTGCCCATGCCGGGGCGGAAACCGGCGTCGAGCGCCTGGTCCAGGAAGGACAGCGATTCGCCCACCGCGGCGTGCAGCTCGCTGCCGGAGGCCAGCAGCGCGGCCAGCGCGGCGGAGAGGGTGTCGCCCGCGCCGACGAAGCTCACCTCGAAGCGCTCGAACTTCTCGCCGGTGATCGCGCCCTGCGGCGAGGCCAGCACGTTGTCGAGGAACTGGTCGGGCAACGGCACGCTCGTGACGAGCACGAACCGCGCGCCGTGCTGGGCGGCGGCAACGGCCAGCTCGCGCGGCGAGGCCGGGCGGTCGCCACTCCACTCAGGCAGCAGGAAGTCGGTCAGCGTCTGGTGGCTGCCGACCAGCACCTCGGTCTGCGGCAGCACCAGCTCGCGGAAGGCGTCGAGGTAGGCGGCCTGGTCGTCCTCGTCCACCCACGACAGGTTCGGCATGTAGGCGACGAGCGGCACTTCGGGGTAATCGGAGAGCACTTCGGCCACGGCGCTCACGCTTTCGGCCGTGCCGAGGAAGCCGACCTTCCAGGCGGAGATGGTCACGTCTTCCAGGATGCTGCGAGCTTGCTCGACCAGCACGTCCGCATCGAGTGCAGTGTGATCGAACACTTCGGCGGTATCCCGCAGCACGACTGCTGTCACGACGGGCAGGGCATGTGCGCCCATGGCGGCGATGGTGACCACGTCGCCGGCCAAGCCGCCCGCGCCGCTCGGGTCACTGGCGTTGAAGCTCATCACACAGGCCGGCGCCGGGGCGTCGTGTGGGTTGTCGGTGCTGGTTTCCGTGGCAGTCGCGTCGTTCGTCATGGGGCGTTCATCGGGAATTCAGGGTTTGCCAGCACTTCTAGAAATATGTGAGGAATGTGGCGTATGTGCCCACAAACTAACGCCTTTTCGGCTTTTTGCGTGGCTACAATCGTTTTTCATTGTAGTGAGCGATTAAGAACTAACGTGAGTAAAGACGCCAGCGTGACACGTACTTGGATGTGTCTGATATGCGGTTGGATATACGACGAATCGGCTGGCGATCCTGATCACGGGATTGCACCGGGGACGCCCTGGGAGTCAGTGCCCATGAACTGGACTTGTCCGGAGTGTGGCGCTCGCAAAGAAGATTTCGAGATGGTCCAGATCTGACATCCGGGCCCTATTGGATGATCAAACAGTCGACCCACAGCCGTTGAGGAGACCTCCTGGTGAGCAATGACGCCCCTGCTGGCATGAAGGTGCTGGTTATCGACGACAGCAACACGATTCGCCGCAGCGCAGAGATTTTCCTGAAGCAGGGTGGGTATCAGGTCCTGCTGGCCGAAGACGGTTTCGATGCCCTGTCGAAGGTCAACGACCACGCGCCTGATCTGATCTTCTGCGACATCCTGATGCCGCGCCTCGATGGCTACCAGACCTGCGCCATCATCAAGCGCAACCCGAAATTTTCATCGGTGCCGGTGATCATGCTGTCGTCGAAGGACGGCCTGTTCGACAAGGCCCGCGGTCGGATGGTGGGCTCGGAAGCCTATTTGACCAAACCCTTCACGAAAGACCAGTTGTTGCAAGCGGTGGAGCAGCACCGCCGGGTCGAATGAGATGAATGATGGCTGGCGCATCGACGCGCGGGCCCAGATGGAGTAGCGAGCATGGCGATCAAGAAAATCCTGTTGGTGGACGACTCGAAGACCGAGTTGCATTTCCTGTCCGAACTGCTGACCAAGCGCGGCTATTCGGTGCGCACCGCCGAAGACGGCGAAGACGCGATGCGCCGGCTGGGTGAAGACAAGCCCGACCTGATCCTGATGGACGTCGTCATGCCGGGGCAGAACGGCTTCCAGCTCACCCGCGCTATCACCCGCGATCCGCGTTTCACCGATGTGCCGGTGATCATGTGCACGAGCAAGAACCAGGAAACCGACAAGGTCTGGGGCATGCGCCAGGGCGCACGCGACTACATCGTCAAGCCCGTCGATGCCGACGAGCTGGTGGCCAAGATCAAGGCGTTCGACTGAACTTCCCGACCCAACCCTCCACGTCATGCAGGCAGGTGTGAATGGCCAATAAGGAAGCACTACGCGAACTGCAAAGCCGCCTCGCCGAAAGGCTGAAGGCGGCTCAGTCGCAAGAGCGCGGGAGATCCTGGTTGGCCGTGGAGTGTGCGGGCCATGGGTTCCTGTTCCCGCTGCAGGAAGCGGGCGAAATCTTTCCGTTTGCGCCGGCCGTGCCGGTGCCCTACACGAGCCGTTGGTTCCTCGGCGTGGCCAACCTGCGCGGCAAGCTGCACGGCGTGGTCGATCTGGCCGGCTTCCTGGGCATCCGCGGCAACGAGGTTGCGCGCGAGCAGTCGTGGTTCGTCGCCTTCAACAACGACCTGAACATTAACTCCGCGCTGATGGTGGACCGGCTCTCCGGCCTGCGCAGCCTGGAGCAGCTCAAGCGCGAGCACGACGACGGCCAGGCCAAGCCAGCCTTCGTCGGCGCACCGTACCGGGATGAGAACAACCGCCTGTGGCGCGAGCTGAACCTCGCGGCGCTGGCGA
This genomic interval carries:
- the mpl gene encoding UDP-N-acetylmuramate:L-alanyl-gamma-D-glutamyl-meso-diaminopimelate ligase; this encodes MHIHILGICGTFMGGLAALAREAGHTVTGCDAGVYPPMSDQLRALGIELIEGYGADQLKLNPDLYVIGNVVSRGNPLVEAVLDAGAPYTSGPLWLAENVLQGRHVLAVAGTHGKTTTTSMLAWMLEKAGLEPGFLVGGVPQNFGVSARLGKGKAFVIEADEYDTAFFDKRSKFVHYRPRTAILNNLEYDHADIFPDVAAIETQFHHLVRTVPPSGRLVVNAREETLQHVLERGCWSEVVRFGTRKETPGALRARGEPHAFDVLRGSLKIARVDWQLLGEHNQLNALAAIAAAEHIGVSPEVAGQALGSFENVRRRLELRGEAGQVKVYDDFAHHPTAIRTTINGLRRKVGMDRILAVFEPRSNTMKLGAMKAQLPWALEEADLSFCHQANLGWDAREALAPMGDKAIVADTIEALVAAVRRAAKPGDHVLCMSNGGFGGIHTKLLTALSS
- a CDS encoding DUF6152 family protein encodes the protein MQRRLILVAGAGVWTLPTWAHHGWSNFDADRPIYLEGKAAKVAWRNPHAEVELELASPLKLPGDLAKRAVPPQSAAVDAPSILAKTVLPTRTDKRWELELAPLSRMQAWQVAEIKPGTPLSVVAYTFPGEKGEAIARVEYLFVDGKAYALRSSPA
- the hemL gene encoding glutamate-1-semialdehyde 2,1-aminomutase; this translates as MSTNAQLFERAQRVIPGGVNSPVRAFRAVGGTPRFISRALGPYIFDAEGKRYIDYIGSWGPMILGHGHPEVLEAVQKAALEGFSFGAPTEREVELAEEILKLVPSLEQVRLVSSGTEAAMSAIRLARGATGRHKIIKFEGCYHGHADALLVKAGSGLATFGNPTSAGVPPEVVQHTLVLEYNNVAELEEAFKLHGADLACVMIEPIAGNMNFVRASIPFMTRLRELCTQHGALLVFDEVMTGFRVALGGAQSLYAKAIAGFAPDMSVFGKVIGGGMPLAAFGGKRAVMEKLAPLGPVYQAGTLSGNPVATACGLATLKQIQKPGFFDALAERTRTLVQGLDAAAQSAGVPFASDCEGGMFGFFFGASLPQNYPAVMATDKERFNRFFHAMLDRGVYLAPALYEAGFVSSAHSAADIAATVNAAREALKA
- a CDS encoding bifunctional hydroxymethylpyrimidine kinase/phosphomethylpyrimidine kinase yields the protein MTNDATATETSTDNPHDAPAPACVMSFNASDPSGAGGLAGDVVTIAAMGAHALPVVTAVVLRDTAEVFDHTALDADVLVEQARSILEDVTISAWKVGFLGTAESVSAVAEVLSDYPEVPLVAYMPNLSWVDEDDQAAYLDAFRELVLPQTEVLVGSHQTLTDFLLPEWSGDRPASPRELAVAAAQHGARFVLVTSVPLPDQFLDNVLASPQGAITGEKFERFEVSFVGAGDTLSAALAALLASGSELHAAVGESLSFLDQALDAGFRPGMGNVIPDRFFWALPPAEEGAEGGPEADEGDQSPKDPRHVH
- a CDS encoding rubredoxin: MCLICGWIYDESAGDPDHGIAPGTPWESVPMNWTCPECGARKEDFEMVQI
- a CDS encoding PleD family two-component system response regulator; this encodes MKVLVIDDSNTIRRSAEIFLKQGGYQVLLAEDGFDALSKVNDHAPDLIFCDILMPRLDGYQTCAIIKRNPKFSSVPVIMLSSKDGLFDKARGRMVGSEAYLTKPFTKDQLLQAVEQHRRVE
- a CDS encoding response regulator transcription factor, yielding MAIKKILLVDDSKTELHFLSELLTKRGYSVRTAEDGEDAMRRLGEDKPDLILMDVVMPGQNGFQLTRAITRDPRFTDVPVIMCTSKNQETDKVWGMRQGARDYIVKPVDADELVAKIKAFD
- a CDS encoding chemotaxis protein CheW, which codes for MANKEALRELQSRLAERLKAAQSQERGRSWLAVECAGHGFLFPLQEAGEIFPFAPAVPVPYTSRWFLGVANLRGKLHGVVDLAGFLGIRGNEVAREQSWFVAFNNDLNINSALMVDRLSGLRSLEQLKREHDDGQAKPAFVGAPYRDENNRLWRELNLAALANESAFLRIAG